The Salmo trutta chromosome 6, fSalTru1.1, whole genome shotgun sequence genome has a window encoding:
- the LOC115196087 gene encoding FERM and PDZ domain-containing protein 4 isoform X3 codes for MDEDSHVSQSSSLEEVHRLDGVQQVPPAPRLVEMRRDPVLGFGFVAGSEKPVVVRSVTPGGPSEGKLIPGDEIIMINDEAVSSAPRERVIDLVRNCKESIMLTVVQPYPSPKSAFISAAKKAKLKSNPVKVRFAEEVIINGQVPNTVKDNSLLFMQNVLKVYLENGQTKSFRFDCSTSIKDVIMTLQEKLSIKCIEHFSLMLEQRTEGSGSKLLLLHEQEMLTQVTQRPGSDKMKCFFRISFVPKDPVDLLRRDAVAFEYLYVQSCNDVVLERFGSEMKYDAALRLAALQMYVLTMTTRQMQKVSLKYIQKEWGLALFIPPAVMTSMKEKNIKKALTHILKTNQNLVPPGKKLTALQAKVHYLKYLSELRLYGGRVFKSILLQGEKQTEVTLLVGPRYGISHVINAKTNLMALLADFSHVNRIEILTEDDINVRVELHVMDVRPITLIMESSDAMNLACLTAGYYRLLVDSRRSIFNMAHCNSIAEEMDQDNLLEWPYSTSLGNCAAGQDERYSSDMDFSNNGGRENNISPYIPEPQHHTLTLQQNERPSEGRRSPQAPPLPPARNKPQNSPRSAKVSFIFGDPPLNTVNPQNFGYERLMDESPEVPEHRPIAYLHNNVNNTGDFRTQVPVPFQFADGRPHVVYSNIGEELVEEPLLRDLCYADTTDDAEDEDDASCEEDSTGTGGGEGGGGGTTAASKATILTLSGSSDDIIDLTSLPPPEGGDDDDDDTDGVLHSLNLAIAAPPPGFRDSSDEESPEGRPLATADNNDMPVSLIDAVPTGSHGEGSGRERSLEDAMVTTLQALEALTVSEERPHPPRPQRPQPNSNPGVKMSRAFSPESSSDSGNETNSSEMTEATEQAAAHKLIHENHRRLLIATSEGYQPLTEEKTDFPVSPRVATQKKAHSPSHHRDGGPPSSTTLLKQTLHPDGIELDPETTDFLTNLSSGFSKRPNSVVVGGKRLKKLADTNGKFNTFSTRDGHKGSQLDVERTSFCERLQRRPPLPLPENSISIMAENLAVNSLPRSHRRLPRPPPPHPERTEPEEEPGEAAVGDTGAMGGEEEEYLGGAAGPFPSSPTKKSRDPPGGQGDAPGEQLQQVRQGVARLCEYHLAKRISSLQSEAHNSLQGSQCSSLDAGCSTGSSACGTPTDSPLCAPDGNHHPLCESSTSLRVFTYEDKAPHGTPGQIPGGRDLHPQADPTLLRKMLPNIHPPGLDTSREGSLRSAKMKETTGSTARRSILQNDLHAKTACVRGANPKEGNESYRQLINYLTVSQMHQGGRLHSAGLGGGVRKDTRRYITSNPQLIEMVRSKGNTIHRYPCMPPLCSSPFLSPSLVNPNAATSRGDKGPRPYHSATLPAKLKSNPDLHAQRPADSLEVRPSGTERRSSFSGLESELERGAIDPEVERFLSLRDSIHGGGGGGGMVHRPPSRARSVMFQSGASICGPEDWLRSDCRTKHAIRQAPNDYLCFSTAPSVARTEQLGTSLGAEAGDHPSAFTKQARACATAPPPPPPPPPPPPLPANMSTHNSTVPKQESTVTYRQNHIQSVTASLHHQCEPNMNSLQRGRDSSMNSLHLGREPSTNSLQRDREPSINSLHLGREPSINSLHLGRELSTNSLQRDREHSTNSLHLGKEPSINSLQRGRELRRSTSNVTVGSGSVEVLFDKGRTKCQQGPVDPKLQRRPTRKRLSKSYSQGSVASTCWSAGGRDSRRASVMFPLQKDAKHMKGSQKLDSGSPWRCNGPFSYCFFKRKSQAEDDEVEGGEMGERSRRCRGREMEEAASIYSPATDAAGDQLYSEVLTNMSFSDRLSRINTLKDRMYVFPVGFSDVRRDASELIALVRSSVGRGDRSGQVPQITADLSQYKQLLSIESKELGRACRRMAQAHGSPEEMLLAITCSFQVLCCLSEACMCLVRGLRASAAQQQREVVAKVDELVMNYICLLRAAEAASIGAPSDHSVNALVRHSSTMSAIANALTRSLKTLLSK; via the exons ATGGATGAGGACAG CCACGTATCCCAGAGCAGCTCCCTGGAGGAGGTGCACCGTCTGGACGGGGTGCAGCAGGTGCCCCCTGCCCCCCGGCTGGTGGAGATGAGACGGGACCCCGTCCTGGGTTTCGGCTTCGTGGCCGGGAGCGAGAAACCGGTGGTGGTCCGCTCCGTCACGCCTG GAGGTCCATCGGAGGGAAAGCTGATCCCAGGAGATGAGATCATCATGATCAACGACGAGGCAGTCAGCTCAGCGCCCAGGGAACGAGTCATCGACCTCGTCAG AAACTGTAAGGAGTCCATTATGTTGACTGTTGTCCAGCCATACCCT TCGCCCAAATCTGCGTTCATCAGTGCAGCCAAAAAAGCCAAGCTCAAGTCCAATCCGGTCAAAGTGCGCTTCGCAGAAGAGGTCATCATTAACGGTCAGGTTCCG AACACAGTCAAGGACAACTCTCTCCTCTTCATGCAGAACGTTCTGAAGGTGTACCTGGAGAACGGGCAGACCAAGTCGTTTCGGTTCGACTGCAGCACATCCATCAAG GATGTTATCATGACCCTACAAGAGAAGCTGTCCATCAAGTGCATTGAGCACTTCTCCCTGATGCTGGAGCAGCGGACGGAGGGATCGGGCAGCAAGCTGCTACTCTTGCATGAGCAGGAGATGCTAACTCAG GTGACACAGAGGCCAGGGTCTGATAAGATGAAATGTTTCTTCAGAATCAGCTTCGTCCCCAAGGACCCGGTGGATCTGCTCAGACGGGATGCCGTGGCGTTTGAATACCTCTACGTTCAG AGCTGTAACGATGTGGTTCTGGAGCGCTTTGGCTCGGAGATGAAGTACGACGCCGCGCTACGATTGGCCGCTCTGCAGATGTACGTCCTCACTATGACGACCAGGCAGATGCAGAAGGTCTCGCTCAAATACATCCA AAAGGAGTGGGGTCTAGCCCTTTTCATCCCACCAGCAGTGATGACCAGCATGAAGGAGAAGAACATCAAGAAAGCACTGACGCACATCCTCAAAACCAATCAGAACCTAGTGCCTCCAGGAAAAAAG TTGACTGCATTGCAGGCTAAAGTGCACTACTTGAAGTATCTCAGTGAGCTGAGGTTGTATGGAGGGAGAGTGTTCAAATCCATACTTTTG CAAGGGGAGAAGCAGACAGAGGTGACCTTGCTAGTGGGGCCCAGGTACGGCATCAGTCACGTGATCAACGCCAAGACCAACCTGATGGCCCTGCTGGCAGACTTCAGCCACGTGAACCGCATCGAGATCCTCACAGAGGATGATATCAACGTCCGCGTGGAGTTACACGTCATGGATGTTAGG CCCATCACGTTGATAATGGAGTCTAGTGATGCCATGAACCTGGCGTGTCTGACAGCAGGGTACTATCGACTCCTAGTGGACTCTAGGAGATCTATCTTCAACATGGCCCACTGCAACAGCATCGCTGAAGAAATGG ATCAGGACAATCTTCTGGAGTGGCCGTACAGCACTTCGTTAGGCAACTGTGCTGCCGGCCAGGACGAGCGTTACAGCAGTGACATGGACTTCTCTaacaatggagggagagagaacaacaTCTCTCCCTACATCCCCGAGCCCCAACACCATACCCTAACCCTGCAGCAGAACGAGAGGCCGTCGGAGGGGCGGAGGAGTCCCCAGGCCCCACCTCTCCCCCCCGCCAGAAACAAACCCCAAAACTCCCCCCGGAGCGCCAAGGTCTCCTTCATCTTCGGAGACCCCCCTTTGAACACTGTGAATCCCCAGAACTTTGGCTACGAGCGCCTGATGGATGAGAGTCCCGAGGTGCCTGAGCACAGGCCCATAGCCTACTTGCACAACAATGTCAACAACACGGGGGACTTTAGGACCCAGGTGCCCGTGCCCTTCCAATTCGCCGACGGCAGGCCGCATGTGGTCTACAGCAACATCGGCGAGGAGCTGGTGGAGGAACCGCTGCTAAGGGACCTTTGCTATGCAGACACCACGGACGACGCCGAGGATGAGGACGACGCCAGCTGTGAGGAAGACTCTACCGggacgggggggggggagggtggagggggcGGCACGACGGCGGCGAGCAAAGCCACGATCCTCACCCTCTCGGGCTCCAGCGATGACATCATCGACCTGACCTCACTTCCTCCCCCCGAGGGgggcgatgatgatgatgacgatacTGACGGTGTCCTCCATTCGCTAAATCTCGCCATTGCCGCCCCACCCCCGGGGTTCAGAGACAGTTCTGATGAGGAGAGTCCCGAGGGTCGCCCTTTGGCCACTGCCGACAACAATGACATGCCCGTGTCGCTGATCGACGCTGTCCCCACGGGGTCACATGGCGAGGGGAGCGGCAGGGAAAGGAGTCTGGAGGATGCCATGGTAACGACCCTGCAGGCACTAGAAGCCCTGACCGTGTCCGAGGAGAGGCCACACCCACCACGCCCACAGCGACCACAGCCCAACAGTAACCCAG GTGTGAAAATGTCTCGAGCTTTCAGTCCTGAGTCTTCCTCTGACTCAGGCAATGAGACCAACTCCTCAGAGATGACCGAGGCCACGGAGCAGGCCGCCGCCCACAAACTCATCCACGAGAACCACAGGCGCCTCCTTATCGCCACCTCAGAGGGCTACCAGCCTCTGACGGAGGAAAAGACAGACTTCCCCGTCTCGCCCAGAGTGGCCACCCAAAAAAAAGCCCACAGCCCCTCCCACCATCGAGACGGCGGGCCTCCGTCGTCCACCACGCTCCTTAAACAGACCCTCCATCCAGATGGCATAGAGCTGGATCCAGAAACCACTGATTTTCTGACTAACCTCTCCTCCGGCTTCAGCAAGCGACCCAACTCCGTGGTTGTTGGAGGGAAACGGCTAAAAAAGTTGGCCGACACCAATGGGAAGTTCAACACGTTCAGTACCAGAGACGGCCACAAGGGAAGCCAGCTGGATGTGGAGCGTACCTCGTTCTGCGAGAGGCTGCAGAGAAGGCCGCCTCTTCCTCTACCAGAGAATTCCATCTCCATCATGGCGGAGAACCTGGCAGTGAACAGCCTGCCAAGGAGTCACCGCAGGCTGCCgcgcccccctcccccacaccctGAACGGACAGAGCCTGAGGAGGAACCGGGAGAGGCTGCAGTGGGGGACACTGGGGCGATGGGCGGCGAGGAGGAAGAGTACCTGGGGGGAGCGGCAGGTCCCTTCCCATCCTCCCCGACCAAGAAGTCCCGGGACCCACCCGGTGGACAGGGAGATGCCCCAGGGGAGCAGCTGCAGCAAGTGAGGCAAGGGGTTGCCCGGCTGTGTGAGTACCACCTAGCCAAACGGATCTCGTCCCTCCAGAGCGAGGCTCACAACTCCCTGCAGGGCTCCCAGTGCTCATCGCTGGACGCGGGCTGCAGCACGGGGAGCAGCGCCTGTGGCACCCCAACAGATTCGCCTCTCTGTGCCCCCGACGGCAACCACCACCCGCTCTGCGAATCTTCCACGTCCCTCAGGGTTTTCACCTACGAGGACAAGGCTCCCCATGGCACCCCGGGCCAGATCCCTGGGGGCAGGGACCTCCACCCCCAAGCAGACCCCACACTCCTGCGGAAGATGCTGCCCAACATACACCCTCCTGGGTTAGACACCAGCAGAGAGGGTTCCCTCCGGTCGGCCAAGATGAAAGAAACCACAGGTAGTACAGCTAGAAGGAGTATCCTTCAAAATGATCTGCATGCCAAGACAGCCTGTGTAAGGGGTGCTAACCCCAAGGAGGGTAACGAGTCCTATAGGCAGCTCATTAACTACCTGACAGTGAGCCAGATGCACCAGGGAGGCAGGTTGCACAGTGCAGGCCTGGGAGGGGGAGTCAGGAAGGACACTAGGAGATATATTACCAGTAATCCCCAACTGATAGAGATGGTTAGGAGTAAAGGGAACACCATTCACCGCTATCCCTGCATGCCCCCCTTGTGCTCCTCACCCTTCCTCAGCCCGAGTCTTGTGAACCCCAATGCAGCCACCTCACGGGGTGACAAAGGCCCCCGGCCGTATCACTCCGCCACCCTGCCCGCTAAGTTGAAGAGCAATCCTGACTTGCATGCTCAGAGACCCGCTGACAGTCTTGAAGTAAGGCCCAGtggcacagagaggaggagctccTTTTCGGGCCTCGAGAGTGAGTTAGAGAGGGGCGCCATCGACCCTGAGGTCGAGCGGTTCCTGTCCCTGAGGGACAGCATCCATGGAGGGGGCGGGGGTGGGGGCATGGTCCACAGGCCCCCCTCCAGGGCGCGGAGTGTGATGTTCCAAAGCGGTGCCAGCATCTGTGGCCCAGAGGACTGGCTCAGATCTGACTGCAGGACAAAGCATGCCATCCGACAGGCTCCTAACGATTATCTCTGTTTTTCTACTGCCCCTAGTGTAGCTCGCACAGAGCAGCTGGGGACGTCACTGGGAGCGGAAGCAGGAGATCACCCATCAGCTTTCACTAAGCAGGCCAGAGCCTGTGCCACggctccaccccctcctcctccgccacctcctccacctcccctacCAGCCAACATGAGCACCCACAACTCCACTGTGCCAAAGCAGGAGTCCACCGTCACATACAGACAAaaccacatccagtcagtcaCAGCCAGCCTCCACCACCAGTGCGAGCCCAATATGAACAGCCTCCAGAGGGGCAGGGACTCCAGTATGAACAGCCTCCACTTGGGCAGGGAACCCAGTACCAACAGCCTGCAGCGGGACAGGGAGCCCAGCATCAACAGCCTCCACCTGGGCAGGGAGCCCAGCATAAACAGCCTCCACCTGGGCAGGGAGCTCAGCACCAACAGCCTGCAGCGGGACAGGGAGCACAGCACCAACAGCCTCCACCTGGGCAAGGAGCCCAGCATCAACAGCCTGCAGCGGGGCAGGGAGCTCAGACGGAGCACCAGTAATGTAACTGTGGGCTCCGGGAGTGTGGAGGTGCTCTTCGACAAAGGCAGAACCAAGTGCCAGCAAGGACCAGTTGACCCCAAACTACAGAGGAGACCCACGAGGAAGAGGTTGTCGAAGAGCTACTCGCAGGGCTCGGTAGCGTCCACGTGCTGGTCGGCTGGGGGTAGAGACAGCCGGAGGGCCTCAGTGATGTTCCCCCTGCAGAAGGACGCCAAGCACATGAAGGGCTCGCAGAAGCTGGACTCGGGCAGCCCCTGGAGGTGCAACGGTCCCTTCAGCTACTGCTTCTTCAAGAGGAAGAGCCAGGCAGAGGATGATGAGGTAGAGGGGGGTGAGATGGGCGAGAGGTCCAGGCGCTGCCGTGGCAGGGAAATGGAGGAAGCAGCGTCTATCTACAGCCCGGCCACGGACGCAGCAGGCGACCAGCTCTACAGCGAGGTCCTGACCAACATGAGCTTCAGCGACCGGCTGTCGCGCATTAACACGCTCAAAGACCGCATGTACGTCTTCCCCGTTGGCTTCTCGGACGTACGCCGCGACGCCAGCGAGCTCATTGCCCTAGTGCGCTCAAGCGTAGGCAGGGGGGACCGCAGCGGCCAGGTGCCACAGATCACAGCCGACCTGTCCCAATACAAGCAGCTGCTGTCAATCGAGTCTAAAGAGCTGGGGCGGGCATGTCGCAGGATGGCCCAGGCCCACGGCAGCCCAGAGGAGATGCTGCTAGCCATCACCTGCAGTTTCCAGGTGCTGTGCTGCCTGTCTGAGGCCTGCATGTGCCTGGTGAGGGGCCTGAGGGCATCAGCCGCCCAACAGCAGAGGGAAGTGGTGGCCAAGGTGGACGAGCTGGTCATGAACTACATCTGCCTGCTGCGCGCAGCCGAGGCGGCGTCCATCGGAGCGCCCAGCGACCACAGCGTCAATGCCCTGGTCCGCCACTCCAGCACCATGTCAGCCATCGCCAACGCACTCACCCGCTCCCTCAAAACGCTGCTTAGCAAGTAG